The following proteins are encoded in a genomic region of Microbacterium sp. NC79:
- a CDS encoding pentapeptide repeat-containing protein — MAQRSALTPPRADAPDLPHTFAEATELRPHGLYEQVEFTTLEAVDGTSSTIRESVFRGVSCDVVTLKFADITDVEFRDVRVGSMQLRGAHLGRVRFVGGRIGTLDLTEAGLDAVEFDGVRIDYLTFGRASVRDVDIRGCHIDTLDLPVAKINRLRFVESTAGELDPRECTAQHVDLRGLDFARVTDMAALRGMTISLAQAQNAAIALATAAGIRVSD, encoded by the coding sequence GTGGCTCAACGTTCTGCTCTCACTCCCCCACGCGCGGATGCACCTGATCTGCCTCACACCTTTGCTGAGGCCACCGAGTTGCGTCCGCACGGGCTCTACGAGCAAGTCGAGTTCACAACGCTTGAGGCGGTCGACGGAACCAGCAGCACCATTCGCGAATCCGTGTTCCGCGGTGTGAGTTGCGATGTCGTGACGTTGAAGTTTGCGGACATCACGGACGTTGAGTTTCGCGACGTGCGCGTGGGCTCGATGCAATTGCGCGGCGCCCACCTTGGCCGAGTGCGCTTCGTGGGCGGGCGCATTGGCACCCTCGATCTCACGGAAGCGGGGCTCGATGCTGTCGAATTTGATGGCGTGCGTATCGACTATCTGACGTTTGGTCGCGCGTCGGTGCGCGACGTTGACATCCGCGGCTGCCACATCGACACCCTTGATCTTCCCGTCGCCAAGATCAACCGCCTGCGCTTTGTCGAAAGCACCGCAGGCGAACTTGACCCGCGAGAGTGCACCGCGCAGCATGTTGATTTGCGAGGACTCGACTTTGCCAGAGTCACCGACATGGCCGCGCTGCGTGGCATGACGATCTCACTGGCTCAAGCCCAAAACGCGGCCATCGCCCTCGCGACGGCGGCAGGTATTCGCGTCTCCGACTGA
- the ileS gene encoding isoleucine--tRNA ligase: MTYPRSSFGPAADAVVPSPRFPEIETSILEFWERDQTFRASIEQREGQEEWVFYDGPPFANGLPHYGHLLTGYAKDLFPRFQTMRGKKVDRVFGWDTHGLPAELEAMKQLGITEKSEIESMGISQFNAKARESVLAYTQEWQNYVTRQARWVDFDNGYKTLDTSYMESVMWAFNTLYDKGLAYEGYRVLPYCWRDETPLSAHELRMDDDVYKDRQDPSVTVTFPLVGEKAERLGLAGVRVLAWTTTPWTLPTNLALAVGPEIDYVVVPAGPNGAADSEGGTYLIADALLGNYAKDLGYESADDARAAISRTVVGSDLADVHYERLFDYYADAETYGTENAWRILVDDYVSTADGTGIVHQAPAYGEDDKRLADAAGIPTILSLDDGGKFLPAVTDVAGELWMEANTPLIRLLRAAGRMMREQSYVHSYPHCWRCRNPLIYKAVSSWFVRVTDFRDRAIELNEDITWVPDNVKHGQFGKWLEGARDWSISRNRYWGSPIPVWKSDNPEYPRVDSYGSFAELERDFGRLPLNEKGEVDMHRPYIDELTRPNPDDPTGKSTMRRIEDVLDVWFDSGSMPFAQVHYPFENQEWFDEHSPADFIVEYIGQTRGWFYVMHILSTALFDRPAFTGVSCHGIVLGSDGQKMSKSLRNYPDVSEVFDRDGSDAMRWFLMSSSVLRGGNLVVTEEGIRAGVREFMLPLWSSWYFFATYANAAQTGGYEASWRTDSTDVLDRYILALTGDLVRGVAEDLEGLDSTSATEKLRDFSDALTNWYIRRSRDRFWVGTTDDATSREAFDTLYTVLETLTRVAAPLIPLVSEQVWQGLTGGRSVHLQDYPDADVFPAAEDIRAAMDAVRDISSTANALRKQHKLRVRLPLQSLTVVTSGTTGLAQFESILREELNVKTVQLVEAVEGIGAQYGITQRLVVNARAAGPRLGKQVQQAIMGAKNGDWSETNGVVTAGGLALVEGEYELALEAGGVAEGTAIALLPGGGFVLLDTVTTPELEAEGVARDAIRVVQEARKNAGLEVSDRIVLALNVAPALADALTTHAELIAAETLAVGFAVQPTENIGELVKTVTSPGDGVFRSGTMALGSDKAAIVVTIDKNLQGDAA; encoded by the coding sequence ATGACCTATCCTCGTTCCTCATTCGGACCCGCGGCCGACGCCGTTGTGCCCAGCCCACGCTTTCCTGAGATCGAAACGTCGATCCTGGAGTTCTGGGAGCGTGACCAGACGTTCCGCGCCAGCATCGAGCAGCGCGAGGGCCAAGAGGAGTGGGTCTTCTACGACGGCCCGCCGTTTGCCAACGGCCTGCCGCACTATGGCCACCTTCTCACCGGGTATGCAAAAGACCTCTTCCCGCGCTTCCAGACGATGCGCGGTAAGAAGGTTGATCGCGTCTTCGGTTGGGACACCCACGGTCTGCCGGCCGAACTCGAAGCGATGAAGCAGCTCGGGATCACCGAGAAGAGCGAGATCGAGTCGATGGGCATCTCGCAGTTCAACGCGAAGGCCCGTGAATCGGTTCTGGCCTACACGCAGGAGTGGCAGAACTACGTCACCCGCCAGGCGCGTTGGGTCGACTTCGATAATGGCTACAAGACGCTTGACACCTCCTACATGGAGTCGGTCATGTGGGCGTTCAACACCCTGTACGACAAGGGGCTCGCGTACGAGGGCTACCGCGTTTTGCCGTACTGCTGGCGCGATGAAACGCCGCTGTCTGCACACGAACTGCGCATGGACGATGACGTTTACAAAGACCGTCAGGATCCCTCCGTCACCGTCACTTTCCCGCTGGTAGGGGAGAAGGCGGAACGATTGGGTCTCGCTGGTGTGCGAGTGCTCGCGTGGACGACGACCCCCTGGACCCTGCCGACCAACCTGGCACTCGCTGTCGGCCCGGAGATCGACTACGTCGTGGTTCCAGCCGGCCCAAACGGCGCAGCCGACTCCGAAGGCGGCACGTACCTCATCGCCGATGCGTTGCTGGGCAACTACGCGAAGGACCTCGGCTACGAATCGGCCGATGACGCCCGCGCCGCTATCTCCCGCACCGTTGTTGGTTCCGACCTCGCCGACGTGCACTACGAGCGCCTCTTCGACTACTACGCCGACGCCGAGACGTACGGCACCGAGAACGCTTGGCGCATTCTCGTCGACGACTATGTTTCGACGGCAGACGGTACCGGAATCGTTCACCAGGCTCCGGCCTACGGTGAAGATGACAAGCGGCTCGCTGATGCAGCCGGCATTCCGACGATCCTTTCGCTCGATGACGGTGGCAAGTTCTTGCCCGCCGTTACCGACGTTGCCGGTGAACTCTGGATGGAGGCGAATACGCCGCTTATTCGCCTGCTGCGTGCGGCCGGTCGTATGATGCGCGAGCAGAGCTACGTGCACAGCTACCCGCACTGCTGGCGCTGCCGCAACCCTCTCATCTACAAGGCTGTCTCGAGCTGGTTCGTGCGCGTCACCGACTTCCGCGACCGTGCAATCGAGCTGAACGAGGACATCACGTGGGTGCCTGACAACGTCAAGCACGGCCAGTTCGGTAAGTGGCTTGAGGGCGCGCGCGACTGGTCGATCAGCCGCAACCGCTACTGGGGTTCGCCGATTCCGGTGTGGAAGAGCGACAACCCGGAGTACCCGCGCGTCGACTCGTATGGTTCGTTCGCGGAGCTGGAGCGCGACTTCGGCCGTCTACCGCTCAACGAAAAGGGCGAGGTCGACATGCACCGCCCGTACATCGATGAGCTGACGCGCCCGAACCCCGATGACCCGACCGGGAAGTCGACGATGCGCCGCATCGAAGACGTGCTTGACGTCTGGTTTGACTCCGGCTCAATGCCGTTCGCGCAGGTGCACTACCCGTTTGAGAACCAGGAATGGTTCGATGAGCACTCGCCTGCTGACTTCATCGTCGAGTACATCGGCCAAACGCGTGGCTGGTTCTATGTCATGCACATCCTGTCGACCGCGCTGTTTGACCGCCCGGCCTTCACCGGCGTGAGCTGCCACGGTATCGTGCTCGGCTCCGACGGGCAGAAGATGTCCAAGTCGCTGCGCAACTACCCGGATGTCTCCGAGGTCTTCGACCGTGATGGTTCCGACGCTATGCGCTGGTTCCTGATGTCCTCGTCTGTGCTGCGCGGCGGCAACCTCGTCGTCACGGAGGAGGGCATCCGTGCCGGCGTGCGCGAATTCATGTTGCCGCTGTGGAGCTCGTGGTACTTCTTCGCCACCTACGCTAACGCGGCGCAGACCGGCGGTTACGAAGCATCATGGCGCACCGACTCAACCGACGTGCTCGACCGCTACATCCTCGCCCTGACCGGTGACCTCGTGCGCGGCGTTGCCGAAGATCTTGAGGGTCTGGACTCGACAAGCGCGACCGAAAAGCTTCGCGACTTCAGCGACGCGTTGACCAACTGGTACATCCGCCGCTCACGCGATCGCTTCTGGGTTGGCACCACCGACGATGCGACGTCGCGCGAGGCATTCGACACGCTGTACACCGTGCTCGAAACACTCACCCGCGTCGCCGCTCCGCTCATCCCGCTCGTTTCCGAGCAGGTATGGCAGGGTCTCACCGGCGGACGCAGCGTGCACCTGCAGGACTACCCTGACGCCGACGTCTTCCCGGCAGCCGAAGACATTCGCGCCGCGATGGATGCCGTGCGCGATATTTCATCGACAGCCAACGCGCTGCGCAAGCAGCACAAGCTGCGCGTGCGTCTGCCCTTGCAGTCGCTGACGGTGGTGACAAGCGGAACCACGGGGCTGGCACAGTTTGAGTCGATTCTGCGAGAAGAACTCAACGTCAAGACCGTGCAACTTGTCGAAGCCGTTGAAGGCATCGGTGCACAGTACGGCATCACGCAACGCCTCGTTGTGAATGCTCGCGCTGCCGGGCCGCGTCTCGGCAAGCAGGTGCAGCAGGCCATCATGGGTGCAAAGAACGGTGACTGGAGCGAAACTAACGGTGTCGTCACCGCTGGTGGCCTCGCTCTGGTCGAGGGCGAGTACGAGCTCGCGCTGGAAGCCGGCGGCGTCGCAGAAGGCACAGCGATCGCGCTCCTTCCCGGTGGCGGTTTCGTGCTGCTTGACACCGTCACGACGCCTGAGCTGGAAGCCGAAGGAGTCGCACGCGACGCCATCCGCGTCGTGCAGGAGGCGCGCAAGAATGCTGGCCTCGAGGTCAGCGACCGCATTGTGCTCGCGCTGAACGTCGCTCCTGCGCTGGCCGATGCGCTGACCACGCACGCCGAACTGATTGCCGCAGAAACGCTGGCCGTCGGTTTCGCTGTGCAGCCGACTGAGAACATCGGCGAGCTGGTGAAGACGGTGACCAGCCCCGGCGACGGCGTGTTCCGTAGCGGAACCATGGCCCTTGGTTCCGACAAGGCGGCCATCGTCGTGACCATCGACAAGAATCTGCAGGGAGATGCTGCGTGA
- a CDS encoding aspartate dehydrogenase domain-containing protein, with protein MAFRIVILGNGNLARHLADDPTLDIVGVIGRGDELPPVADYDLLVEVAAPDAVVERVVPAVEAGATALIVSVGALADADIRDRIRRAAGRAVVTSGAVGGLDFVRALALSGRVGAAHIASSKLPGTLIQPWMGAELVARLRRGDERIVLASGTAEHVASLFPRSANVAVAVALSADAWERTTAEMIADPAATNTTHVITATGTAGSITCEVSNLPSPAQPRSSMVVASAIMRSIAAIAALRGDTTRPVRDLLSII; from the coding sequence ATGGCTTTTCGCATCGTGATCCTCGGCAACGGTAACCTCGCTCGGCACCTTGCCGACGACCCGACGCTGGACATCGTTGGCGTTATCGGGCGCGGTGACGAGTTGCCGCCGGTCGCCGACTATGACCTGCTCGTCGAAGTTGCCGCTCCTGATGCGGTCGTGGAACGCGTCGTTCCTGCGGTTGAAGCCGGTGCGACAGCGTTGATTGTCAGCGTGGGGGCACTGGCTGACGCCGATATTCGTGACCGCATTCGTCGGGCTGCTGGCCGTGCCGTGGTGACATCGGGTGCCGTTGGCGGGCTGGATTTTGTGCGTGCGCTCGCTTTGAGCGGTCGGGTAGGCGCCGCGCACATCGCGTCAAGCAAGCTACCAGGCACGCTTATCCAGCCGTGGATGGGCGCCGAACTCGTGGCGCGACTTCGGCGGGGGGATGAGCGGATCGTGCTGGCGAGCGGAACCGCGGAGCATGTCGCCTCGCTCTTCCCGCGTTCCGCAAACGTTGCGGTTGCCGTCGCGCTGAGCGCAGACGCGTGGGAGCGCACAACGGCCGAGATGATCGCTGATCCGGCGGCCACGAACACAACGCACGTGATCACCGCCACCGGCACCGCTGGTTCCATCACGTGCGAAGTCTCGAACCTGCCCTCGCCTGCCCAGCCGCGCTCCAGCATGGTGGTTGCCTCCGCGATCATGAGGTCGATTGCTGCTATTGCCGCTCTTCGTGGTGACACGACTCGACCTGTGCGCGACCTCCTATCGATCATCTAG
- a CDS encoding ABC transporter permease: MILLRKPTALLSVVFLAVVLLAMVAPQLLTDRDPLAVDLAVALQPPSLEHLFGTDQTGRDVFTRVIYAARTSVGVGLIATGTALVVGLIVGTLIGLAPRWLDAVLMRAVDLLLAVPEFVLALIIVAVLGPGPVNIAFAVTLSVVPVYIRLARVHTRSLRHAEHVTSARLLGIGSVRVLSRHVLPTVLARLSVLATIGVGTAILSAAGLSFLGLGVTEPTPEWGLILSGGRNELATAWWIAVFPGLAITAVVIATSVLGRTLRRLTEGGAE; encoded by the coding sequence ATGATTCTCCTTCGGAAACCCACCGCGCTCCTTTCCGTCGTGTTTCTTGCGGTTGTGCTCCTCGCGATGGTGGCGCCGCAGCTGCTTACCGACCGAGATCCGCTCGCGGTTGATCTCGCTGTCGCCCTGCAGCCGCCGTCCCTTGAGCACCTGTTCGGGACAGACCAGACCGGCCGAGACGTGTTCACCCGTGTCATCTATGCGGCCCGGACATCCGTCGGCGTCGGACTCATCGCGACCGGCACCGCCCTCGTCGTTGGACTCATCGTCGGCACACTGATTGGGCTCGCGCCGCGCTGGTTGGACGCCGTGTTGATGCGTGCCGTCGATCTACTCCTGGCCGTTCCTGAGTTCGTGCTCGCGCTGATCATTGTGGCGGTGCTTGGCCCGGGCCCCGTCAACATTGCTTTCGCTGTCACCCTCTCCGTGGTTCCGGTCTATATCCGCCTCGCCCGCGTACACACGCGTAGTCTCCGTCACGCAGAACACGTGACGTCCGCGCGGTTGCTTGGCATCGGTTCCGTGCGCGTGCTGTCGCGTCACGTTCTGCCTACGGTGCTGGCACGATTGTCGGTGCTGGCCACGATCGGCGTCGGCACGGCGATTCTTTCTGCCGCCGGGCTGAGCTTTCTCGGCCTTGGCGTAACCGAACCGACTCCGGAGTGGGGACTCATCCTCTCCGGCGGCCGCAACGAACTGGCGACCGCCTGGTGGATCGCCGTCTTCCCTGGCCTTGCGATCACCGCTGTCGTCATCGCGACGAGCGTGCTCGGTCGCACGCTACGCCGCCTGACAGAAGGGGGTGCAGAATGA
- a CDS encoding ABC transporter ATP-binding protein: MRAVDVQNLTVRFGDITRVRNVDLHVESGEILAVVGESGAGKSLLVSALLGLTPATAVTTATALSIGGVDLTRASEATWRAVRGKQVGLVSQDALSSLDPLRRIGAELAEPLEIHRMGSRAQRRTRVLTALNDVVMPEPSVRARQYPHELSGGLRQRALIASALVADPPLLIADEPTTALDATVQRHILTLLRTLADQGRAIIFVSHDLSAVAHIADRIMVMRAGAVVEQGRAGELMASPQHEYTRELIAASTFAVESAAPERGDVVLEARGLSVAFGGRVAVNDVSFVLRAGTTLGIAGESGSGKSTVANVVMGSLSPAQGQVTLLDRGWTAGSEASRRSRRGLIQLVAQNSRASLNPRWSVRRTLAEALRAAGTPVNDAAIAGLLVDVDLPADVAKRRPRQLSGGQAQRVAIARALAMNPRILVLDEPLSALDVSVQARILELLRRLQQQRGLAMIFISHDLRVVAGLAHDLIVMKDGAVVEHGDTRTIFQNPAHPFTRELLAAAALTPRHP; the protein is encoded by the coding sequence ATGAGGGCCGTTGATGTGCAGAACCTGACCGTGAGGTTCGGTGACATCACGCGTGTTCGCAACGTTGACCTCCACGTGGAGTCAGGAGAGATTCTCGCCGTTGTGGGCGAATCGGGTGCAGGCAAGTCTCTGCTTGTCTCGGCGCTGCTGGGGCTGACGCCGGCAACAGCGGTCACGACGGCCACAGCCCTCTCCATCGGCGGCGTCGACCTGACCCGCGCATCGGAGGCAACGTGGCGCGCCGTGCGAGGCAAGCAGGTTGGTTTGGTTTCGCAAGACGCGCTCAGCTCATTGGACCCGTTGCGCCGCATCGGCGCAGAGCTCGCTGAGCCGCTTGAGATTCACCGCATGGGTTCGCGTGCTCAGCGGCGTACCCGGGTGCTGACGGCGCTGAATGATGTGGTGATGCCGGAACCATCTGTGCGGGCGCGGCAGTATCCGCATGAGTTGTCTGGTGGGTTGCGTCAGCGCGCTCTCATCGCATCGGCCCTCGTCGCCGACCCGCCCCTCCTGATCGCGGATGAGCCCACGACCGCGCTCGATGCGACCGTGCAACGCCACATCCTCACGCTGCTGCGCACCCTCGCCGACCAGGGCCGCGCGATCATCTTCGTGAGTCACGACCTGAGTGCGGTCGCCCACATCGCCGACCGCATCATGGTGATGCGTGCGGGCGCAGTCGTGGAACAGGGACGAGCGGGTGAGCTGATGGCATCACCGCAACACGAGTACACGCGCGAACTGATCGCCGCGTCGACATTTGCCGTCGAAAGCGCGGCCCCTGAACGCGGCGACGTTGTGCTCGAGGCTCGCGGACTGTCCGTCGCTTTTGGCGGTCGGGTGGCGGTTAACGACGTGAGTTTTGTATTGCGGGCCGGAACCACGCTGGGCATTGCGGGGGAGTCAGGCTCAGGCAAGTCCACGGTCGCGAATGTGGTGATGGGCTCGCTCTCGCCAGCCCAGGGCCAGGTGACCCTGCTTGATCGTGGGTGGACGGCCGGTTCGGAAGCATCGCGTCGGTCGCGTCGCGGGCTAATTCAGCTCGTGGCGCAGAACTCGCGCGCTTCGCTCAATCCGCGCTGGAGCGTGCGGCGTACATTGGCTGAAGCATTGCGCGCCGCGGGAACGCCCGTCAATGACGCGGCGATTGCCGGGCTGCTTGTCGATGTTGACCTGCCAGCCGACGTGGCGAAGCGGCGACCGCGCCAGCTATCTGGTGGGCAAGCGCAACGCGTGGCGATTGCTCGCGCCCTCGCCATGAACCCGCGCATTCTCGTGTTGGATGAGCCGCTCAGCGCGCTCGACGTGTCCGTGCAGGCGCGCATTCTCGAGCTGCTGCGCCGCCTGCAACAGCAACGCGGCCTTGCCATGATCTTCATCTCGCATGACCTGCGCGTTGTCGCCGGCCTCGCGCACGACCTGATTGTGATGAAAGACGGCGCTGTCGTCGAACACGGTGACACCCGCACAATTTTCCAGAACCCTGCGCACCCCTTCACCCGCGAGCTCCTCGCCGCAGCCGCCCTCACCCCGCGTCACCCCTAG
- a CDS encoding ABC transporter substrate-binding protein has translation MSLRRARRALIATAAISLFGLTLSACASGDAGNGSASGGEVVWAIEGANLSDSHMDPHTSQLDVSSMVQRQILDSLVWQNADGSFSPWLAKEWTVSDDGLTYTFTLRDDVTFHDGEKFTAESVEANFEHIVDPETNSAQAASMLGGEWYAGTKVIDEYTVEVSFTQPYAPFLSAASTPLLGFYSTKALEAGTEKLKAGAPDVNIGTGPFVLTEFIPNQEIVYSRNDDYAWGPQGQNAPNIETLRVALVLESSVRTGMLNSGEAQIASDLPPSAVANLADTVTVESKPVPGLPYSLYLNEKYGVLADQQVREAISIGIDIDTAVDTIFDGQFERAWSILSPSSPGYDASLENTWAFDPEAAAALLDDAGWATMDADGYRTKDGKRLSVRWIAWTPIADENKALAVAFQADLKKIGVELIRGELEPAAYNEQYGPKTFDITDWGFSGPDSDLLRNHLHTDGFQNASQVSDPALDALFEQAIATSDTDERNDVYTQVQQWNAADNAIIPIYVPALISATDPSISGLAFDVYGRPLFYDVTLN, from the coding sequence ATGTCTCTTCGCCGTGCCCGCCGTGCGCTGATCGCCACCGCAGCTATTTCTCTTTTCGGGCTGACGCTCAGCGCATGCGCCTCTGGCGACGCGGGTAATGGTTCCGCATCTGGCGGTGAAGTGGTCTGGGCAATCGAAGGTGCAAACCTCTCAGACAGCCACATGGACCCGCACACCAGCCAGCTCGATGTCAGCTCAATGGTGCAGCGCCAGATTCTCGACTCCCTTGTGTGGCAGAACGCCGATGGATCTTTCTCGCCCTGGCTCGCGAAGGAATGGACGGTGTCGGACGACGGCCTGACCTACACGTTTACGCTTCGTGATGACGTGACGTTCCACGATGGTGAGAAGTTCACCGCGGAGTCGGTCGAGGCCAACTTCGAGCACATCGTTGACCCGGAAACCAACTCGGCGCAGGCGGCAAGCATGTTGGGCGGTGAATGGTACGCAGGCACGAAGGTGATCGACGAATACACCGTCGAAGTCAGCTTTACGCAGCCGTATGCGCCATTCCTGTCGGCGGCCAGCACGCCTCTGCTCGGCTTCTATTCGACGAAGGCGCTGGAAGCCGGAACCGAGAAGCTGAAGGCGGGCGCGCCAGACGTCAACATCGGAACCGGGCCGTTCGTGCTGACCGAGTTCATCCCGAATCAGGAGATTGTCTACAGCCGCAACGACGACTACGCGTGGGGGCCGCAGGGTCAGAATGCGCCGAATATCGAGACGTTGCGCGTTGCGCTTGTCTTGGAGTCGAGTGTACGAACGGGCATGCTGAATTCGGGCGAAGCGCAGATCGCGAGCGACCTGCCGCCGAGCGCCGTGGCAAACCTCGCAGACACCGTGACGGTCGAATCGAAGCCGGTGCCTGGGCTGCCATACTCGCTGTACCTGAACGAGAAGTACGGCGTCCTCGCCGACCAGCAGGTTCGAGAGGCGATCTCGATCGGCATCGACATCGACACCGCCGTTGACACCATTTTTGACGGACAGTTTGAACGCGCTTGGAGCATTCTGAGCCCATCGAGCCCTGGGTACGATGCGTCGCTCGAAAACACGTGGGCGTTCGACCCCGAGGCCGCCGCCGCCCTCCTCGACGACGCCGGTTGGGCCACGATGGACGCCGACGGCTATCGCACGAAGGACGGCAAGCGCCTGTCGGTGCGGTGGATCGCGTGGACTCCGATCGCCGATGAGAATAAGGCTCTTGCCGTTGCCTTCCAAGCGGACCTGAAGAAGATCGGCGTCGAACTGATTCGCGGAGAGTTGGAACCCGCCGCCTATAACGAGCAGTACGGCCCGAAGACTTTCGACATCACTGACTGGGGCTTCTCCGGCCCCGATTCCGACCTACTGCGTAACCACCTGCACACTGATGGCTTCCAGAATGCGTCGCAGGTCAGTGACCCGGCACTGGACGCTCTGTTTGAGCAGGCCATCGCGACGAGCGATACCGACGAACGCAACGACGTCTACACGCAGGTTCAGCAGTGGAACGCCGCAGACAACGCGATCATCCCGATCTATGTCCCTGCGCTGATCTCGGCAACAGACCCGTCGATCAGTGGCTTGGCATTTGACGTGTACGGTCGGCCGCTCTTCTACGACGTCACGCTGAACTAG
- a CDS encoding ABC transporter permease — translation MTSPRNAIAAGVLRALLMALFGVLIVWAAATLAFVVTNVLPGDPVGVMLGPQAQISEEAKAALREELGLTQPIWNQYLTYISALLRGDMGESLQLRMPVVDVIGRQFGATLQLTGLALAFALAIAGMVTFFARGSRSRRIAATAELIVLSAPVFWIGLLLLTIFAFGLGWFPVAGSRGLASLVLPALTLALPCAALIGQLVRDGVEEAEQQPFALTVRARGASDVRLLARHTLRHGSLGALTMAGYLVGSLLGGAVLVETVFARQGVGRVALTAIINRDLPVIAGVIVLSALIFTVIAILSDVVMTVLDPRLRGGGPRS, via the coding sequence ATGACATCGCCACGCAACGCCATCGCCGCGGGTGTTCTTCGGGCACTCCTGATGGCGTTGTTTGGTGTTCTCATTGTGTGGGCGGCGGCGACACTGGCGTTTGTCGTCACCAACGTCTTGCCAGGCGATCCGGTTGGCGTCATGCTCGGCCCGCAGGCGCAGATCTCGGAGGAAGCAAAAGCTGCCCTGCGTGAGGAGCTCGGTCTCACGCAGCCGATATGGAACCAGTACCTCACGTATATCTCTGCGCTATTGCGGGGGGATATGGGGGAGTCGCTGCAACTGCGTATGCCCGTTGTCGATGTCATCGGCCGCCAATTTGGTGCCACCCTGCAGTTGACGGGTCTCGCGCTTGCGTTCGCACTCGCCATCGCGGGCATGGTCACTTTCTTCGCGCGTGGCAGCCGTTCGCGCAGGATTGCGGCTACTGCCGAACTCATCGTGTTGTCCGCGCCCGTCTTTTGGATCGGCTTGCTCCTGCTGACCATCTTCGCCTTTGGATTGGGATGGTTTCCGGTCGCAGGCTCCCGCGGGCTCGCGTCTCTCGTCTTGCCTGCGCTGACACTGGCACTGCCATGCGCCGCGCTCATCGGGCAGCTTGTGCGCGACGGCGTTGAAGAGGCAGAACAACAGCCCTTTGCACTCACCGTGCGTGCCCGCGGCGCAAGCGACGTGCGTCTCCTGGCGCGCCACACCCTCCGACACGGGTCGCTCGGTGCCCTGACGATGGCTGGCTACCTTGTCGGCTCGCTGCTCGGTGGAGCCGTGCTCGTCGAGACGGTGTTCGCGCGTCAGGGCGTCGGCCGCGTCGCGCTGACCGCGATCATCAACCGCGACCTGCCCGTGATCGCAGGAGTCATTGTGCTGAGCGCGTTGATTTTCACAGTGATTGCGATCCTCTCCGACGTCGTGATGACGGTTCTTGACCCGCGCCTGCGCGGCGGAGGCCCGCGTTCATGA